A section of the Streptomyces sp. NBC_00178 genome encodes:
- a CDS encoding PP2C family protein-serine/threonine phosphatase translates to MKHSGIDYEAVFQALPAAAALLTTELVYADVNEAYLRASGRARGQIVGRYMFDVFPDNPNDPAATGTRNLQASLLRVAATGERDAMALQRYDVEDPDRPGRWEERYWSPVNAPVVDADGRVVLVLHRVEEVTELLRARGGRFGGDRTRTLEAELYTRARELQEVNERLRRAHAREREVALSLQSAMLPAPGPLGRRRGAVRYQPAVGSLNVCGDWYDLAELPGGRFAVAVGDVVGHGLTAAGVMGQLRSALSAAVRVADGPAAALDALGLYARSVEGAESTTAVQTVIDCDSRTVTYSSAGHLPPVLLHAEGAVEFLDRATDPPLGARFEHVPRIQAEAAFSEGAILVLYTDGLVERRHEDIDTGLNRLADCLGRHGQEDADTLADTLLAELIPPGGNTDDTALVVVRL, encoded by the coding sequence GTGAAGCACTCCGGGATCGACTACGAGGCGGTTTTCCAGGCCTTGCCGGCCGCGGCGGCCCTGCTGACCACCGAGCTGGTGTACGCGGACGTCAACGAGGCGTATCTGCGCGCGTCGGGGCGCGCCCGTGGCCAGATCGTCGGCCGCTACATGTTCGATGTGTTCCCGGACAATCCCAACGATCCCGCCGCTACCGGCACACGCAACCTCCAGGCGTCACTGCTGCGGGTGGCGGCCACCGGGGAGCGCGACGCCATGGCGCTGCAGCGCTACGACGTCGAGGACCCCGACCGGCCCGGCCGGTGGGAGGAGCGGTACTGGAGCCCGGTCAACGCCCCGGTCGTCGACGCGGACGGGCGGGTGGTGCTGGTGCTGCACCGGGTGGAGGAGGTCACCGAACTGCTCCGAGCCCGCGGCGGTCGCTTCGGTGGCGACCGGACCAGGACCCTGGAGGCCGAGCTGTACACCCGCGCCCGGGAGCTCCAGGAGGTCAACGAACGGTTGCGCCGGGCCCACGCACGCGAACGCGAGGTCGCCCTGAGCCTGCAGTCCGCGATGCTCCCTGCGCCCGGACCGCTGGGCCGCCGCCGTGGCGCTGTGCGCTATCAGCCCGCAGTCGGGTCGCTGAACGTGTGCGGCGACTGGTACGACCTGGCCGAACTGCCCGGCGGCCGATTCGCGGTCGCGGTGGGCGACGTCGTCGGCCACGGCCTGACCGCGGCCGGCGTCATGGGCCAGCTTCGCAGTGCGCTCAGCGCAGCCGTCCGTGTGGCCGACGGCCCCGCGGCGGCCCTCGACGCACTCGGCCTCTACGCCCGCTCGGTGGAGGGTGCCGAGTCCACCACCGCTGTGCAGACGGTGATCGACTGCGACAGCCGCACCGTGACCTACAGCAGCGCCGGCCACCTCCCACCCGTCCTGCTGCACGCCGAGGGGGCAGTCGAGTTCCTCGACCGGGCCACCGACCCGCCGCTCGGCGCCCGCTTCGAGCACGTTCCGAGAATCCAGGCCGAAGCGGCCTTCTCCGAGGGCGCGATCCTCGTTCTCTACACCGACGGCCTCGTCGAACGCCGCCACGAGGACATCGACACCGGTCTGAACCGGCTGGCCGACTGCCTCGGCCGCCACGGA
- a CDS encoding transposase family protein → MLVYPSGIDLSSRTLQHLSGLLAGHRRRIGSRWRRLTCGRQALLVLAHLRCGDTYARLAAGFRVGIATVYRYIREAVDLLAAQAPTLEQAMRTVRRKAYVILDGTVLPIDRIAADQPYYSGKKKHHGMNVQVLADPAGRLIWASDALPGAVHDLTAARTHGIPAALAADGIKCWADKAYQGAGPAVRVPFRGKGLRGWRRRHNRDHAKIRSLGERAMATLKCWRLLRKLRCSTTRITTVVRAVIALELAT, encoded by the coding sequence GTGCTTGTCTACCCGTCCGGCATCGATCTGTCCAGCCGCACCCTGCAGCACCTCTCCGGTCTCCTCGCAGGTCACCGCCGTCGAATCGGCTCCCGATGGCGTCGCCTGACCTGCGGCCGGCAAGCCCTGCTCGTCTTGGCGCACCTTCGCTGCGGCGACACCTACGCCCGCCTTGCAGCAGGTTTCCGCGTCGGGATAGCGACGGTCTACCGATACATACGCGAGGCCGTCGACCTCCTGGCCGCTCAGGCACCAACGCTGGAGCAGGCGATGCGGACCGTGCGGAGGAAGGCGTACGTGATCCTCGACGGCACCGTGCTGCCGATCGACCGCATCGCTGCCGACCAGCCGTATTACTCGGGGAAGAAGAAGCACCACGGGATGAACGTGCAGGTACTCGCGGATCCAGCCGGCCGTCTGATCTGGGCTTCGGACGCGCTGCCCGGGGCAGTACACGATCTGACCGCGGCCCGGACCCACGGCATTCCCGCCGCTCTCGCCGCCGATGGCATCAAGTGCTGGGCGGACAAGGCGTATCAGGGCGCAGGTCCTGCTGTCCGCGTCCCGTTCCGTGGCAAAGGTCTGCGCGGTTGGCGCCGGCGTCACAACCGCGATCACGCCAAGATCCGAAGCCTCGGCGAACGAGCCATGGCCACCCTCAAATGCTGGCGGCTCCTGCGGAAGCTCCGTTGCAGCACCACCCGGATCACCACCGTCGTCCGCGCCGTCATCGCCCTCGAACTCGCCACCTGA